Proteins found in one Mucilaginibacter gracilis genomic segment:
- a CDS encoding SusC/RagA family TonB-linked outer membrane protein yields the protein MYKIFTAQKCGKMQRCIPKFVLIMKLTGIFMLLTLLQVSAASLAQHVSINVKNAPVKEVLNQLTKQTGYNFICDAEIISSAKPVTINANDTDLKTVLKVCFASETAEILAGDNNTIIVRKKILPPAKPVVVIAAISVSGKVTDSKGLSLPGVSVAIKGTQQGTTSDGNGDYTIKVPNTSAILVFTFIGMVTQEVAVNNRTIINVVLADEAHVLTDVVVVGYGTQSRATVTAAIAKVDGKSIASQPVSTPGEALAGLAAGVQVQSDQGSKPGAAPTIRVRGISSLSSSNDPLYVVDGYPLESASNFNLINPGDIESIEVLKDAASAAIYGSRAANGVVIVTTKRGKAGKTTFSVSAYNGVQSVNRFISVLKRDQYVQQVKDLSRIKGLLYPTALDGDVSALPDVDWQKAIFRNAPLRDFELNASGGSEKVRFNASAGLYKQQGVLIGTDYSRYTTRINLDADLVDKVKFGFSISPSYAEQFRQPSSGQASGAGANPSDFLVGVPGLVANVNLPSPLNQALTFQPIVPVYKANGDIQQPYDRDLGYNLSPTAAFSASNFYNPVGILSQSINRSRAFRTLSSTFLEYSPISDLKLKTYLGATLENEQVHAYIPGTMAYGSAPTASASNPSLIGIYASDNTRTSFDWVWENTATYDKQIGKHHFNLLGLFSAQKYNSQINYTAGLPGTFITTAVQSPLASPNTVGTELFDANTFVSYAGRVTYDYAKKYLFTAAVRDDGSSRFGPNNRYAIFPSFSAGWRVSEEPFMKPFLEKLKINELKLRGGYGRTGNANIGSFTYVNSIALNTNYASGSTRTFGTQQTGFANPDLTWEKNDQTSVGIDLSFLNSAIVFTADYFQRNSNGMLLKKALPLDVGYASSYQANLGKLSNNGLEFNVNTGFNLGKVRWNANANLSTYRTKVLDLGGPSALPAVAAMNGWNNVYQVQVGQPLGLMYGYVVTGVFKNAADLANNPKATSGNSIGDWMIKDINGDGKIDANDRTVLGHGLPDYTYGLTNTFQYKNFDLSVLIQGVQGVSIINGNNRQTISGNNNQNSRSVYYKNYFDPATPDRNVTYPSPLSGAFVNPGNALVNLDVENGSYLRVRNITLGYRMTDSQLHKIFIKTARIYVTAQNPFLITKYSGYNPEANIMGGDPTTPGVDQGTYPTARTIIVGVNFGF from the coding sequence ATGTATAAAATTTTTACTGCACAAAAGTGCGGGAAGATGCAGCGTTGTATCCCTAAATTTGTATTGATAATGAAACTTACCGGCATTTTTATGTTGCTTACCCTTTTACAGGTAAGTGCTGCAAGCCTGGCTCAGCACGTAAGTATCAATGTAAAAAATGCGCCTGTAAAAGAGGTGCTTAACCAGTTAACCAAGCAAACAGGCTATAATTTTATTTGCGATGCCGAAATTATAAGCTCGGCTAAACCTGTTACTATTAACGCCAACGATACCGACCTTAAAACGGTACTTAAAGTTTGCTTTGCCAGCGAAACTGCCGAGATATTAGCCGGCGATAATAATACCATTATTGTGCGTAAAAAGATTTTACCGCCAGCTAAACCTGTTGTAGTTATTGCTGCAATTAGCGTTAGTGGTAAAGTTACCGATAGCAAAGGGCTATCGTTACCAGGCGTAAGTGTTGCAATTAAGGGTACCCAGCAAGGCACCACAAGCGATGGAAATGGCGATTATACCATAAAGGTACCTAACACCAGCGCCATATTGGTATTTACTTTTATTGGCATGGTTACCCAGGAGGTTGCTGTAAACAACAGAACTATTATTAATGTGGTATTGGCCGATGAGGCGCATGTATTAACAGATGTGGTAGTAGTAGGTTATGGTACACAATCGCGCGCTACAGTTACAGCAGCCATAGCCAAGGTAGATGGTAAAAGCATTGCCAGCCAACCCGTTAGTACTCCGGGCGAAGCTTTGGCCGGTTTGGCGGCAGGTGTACAGGTGCAGTCAGATCAGGGTTCAAAACCGGGTGCGGCACCTACTATCCGCGTGCGCGGTATCAGCTCTTTAAGCTCATCTAACGATCCGCTTTATGTTGTTGACGGTTATCCGCTCGAAAGTGCATCAAACTTTAATTTAATTAATCCCGGCGATATCGAATCGATAGAAGTATTGAAAGATGCGGCTTCGGCAGCCATTTACGGTTCGCGCGCGGCAAACGGTGTAGTTATCGTTACAACCAAACGGGGAAAGGCAGGTAAAACCACCTTCTCTGTTAGTGCATACAACGGTGTACAAAGTGTTAACAGGTTTATAAGCGTTTTGAAAAGAGACCAGTATGTACAACAAGTAAAAGATTTGAGCCGGATAAAAGGATTGCTGTACCCAACTGCCTTAGACGGCGATGTATCTGCCTTGCCCGATGTTGACTGGCAAAAAGCTATTTTTAGAAATGCGCCTTTAAGAGATTTTGAACTTAACGCTTCTGGCGGTAGCGAAAAAGTGAGATTTAATGCTTCGGCGGGCCTTTACAAGCAGCAAGGGGTATTAATTGGTACCGATTATAGCCGTTACACAACGCGTATAAACCTTGATGCCGATTTGGTAGACAAGGTAAAGTTTGGCTTTTCTATATCACCATCATACGCCGAGCAATTTAGGCAGCCGTCATCAGGCCAGGCAAGTGGTGCCGGTGCCAATCCATCCGATTTTTTGGTTGGTGTACCCGGTTTGGTTGCTAATGTAAACTTACCAAGTCCGTTAAATCAGGCTTTAACTTTCCAGCCTATAGTGCCGGTATACAAAGCAAATGGTGATATTCAACAACCTTATGATCGTGATCTGGGTTACAACCTATCGCCAACTGCTGCATTTTCGGCAAGTAACTTTTATAATCCGGTTGGTATTTTAAGCCAGTCTATTAACCGTTCAAGGGCTTTTCGCACGTTAAGCAGCACTTTCCTGGAGTATTCGCCTATTAGCGACCTGAAATTAAAAACCTATTTAGGTGCAACTTTAGAAAACGAACAAGTACATGCTTATATCCCCGGTACAATGGCTTACGGCTCGGCACCAACGGCCTCTGCGTCAAACCCGTCGTTGATTGGTATTTACGCATCTGACAATACCCGCACCAGTTTTGATTGGGTTTGGGAAAACACCGCTACTTACGATAAGCAAATAGGTAAACATCACTTTAATTTGCTGGGCTTATTCTCGGCACAAAAATATAACTCGCAAATTAATTACACAGCGGGCTTGCCGGGTACGTTTATTACTACAGCGGTACAAAGCCCTTTAGCTTCGCCAAACACTGTTGGTACCGAATTATTTGATGCCAATACCTTTGTATCATACGCTGGCAGGGTTACTTATGATTATGCTAAGAAATACCTTTTCACTGCCGCTGTGCGCGACGATGGTTCGTCACGCTTTGGTCCTAATAACCGTTACGCAATATTTCCTTCGTTTTCGGCTGGCTGGCGCGTAAGCGAGGAGCCTTTTATGAAACCATTTTTAGAGAAGCTAAAAATAAACGAACTGAAATTAAGAGGTGGTTATGGCCGCACAGGTAATGCCAACATCGGTAGCTTTACGTATGTAAACTCAATTGCTCTTAATACCAACTACGCATCTGGCAGTACCCGTACATTTGGTACCCAGCAAACCGGATTTGCCAATCCTGATCTTACCTGGGAAAAAAATGATCAAACCAGTGTAGGTATTGACCTTAGCTTTTTAAACAGTGCTATCGTTTTTACTGCCGATTACTTTCAGCGTAACTCTAACGGCATGTTGCTGAAAAAAGCCTTGCCACTTGATGTTGGCTACGCATCAAGCTACCAGGCAAACTTAGGTAAATTGAGCAATAATGGCTTAGAGTTTAACGTAAACACAGGTTTTAACCTAGGCAAAGTACGCTGGAACGCCAATGCCAATTTATCAACTTACCGCACTAAGGTTTTAGACCTTGGCGGCCCATCGGCATTACCTGCCGTGGCCGCTATGAACGGTTGGAATAATGTTTACCAGGTACAGGTAGGCCAGCCATTGGGTTTAATGTATGGCTATGTAGTAACCGGTGTGTTTAAAAACGCTGCCGATTTGGCCAATAACCCGAAGGCTACATCGGGTAACTCAATTGGCGATTGGATGATAAAAGATATTAACGGTGATGGTAAAATTGATGCTAACGACCGAACTGTGCTAGGCCACGGCTTGCCGGACTATACTTACGGTTTAACCAATACTTTTCAATACAAAAACTTCGACCTGAGTGTTTTAATACAGGGCGTACAAGGCGTTAGTATCATTAATGGAAATAACAGGCAAACCATTAGCGGTAACAACAACCAAAACTCGCGCAGTGTTTATTACAAAAATTATTTCGACCCGGCAACGCCAGATAGGAATGTAACTTATCCATCGCCTTTATCAGGTGCTTTTGTAAACCCGGGCAATGCCTTGGTTAACCTTGATGTTGAAAACGGTTCGTACCTGAGGGTGAGAAACATCACTTTGGGCTACCGCATGACGGATAGCCAGTTGCATAAAATATTTATAAAAACTGCCCGCATTTATGTAACTGCTCAAAATCCGTTTTTGATAACTAAATACTCAGGTTACAATCCCGAAGCAAATATTATGGGCGGCGACCCTACAACGCCGGGTGTTGACCAAGGAACCTATCCTACAGCCCGCACAATAATTGTAGGTGTAAATTTTGGATTTTAA
- a CDS encoding FecR family protein produces the protein MTEDQYLSLCEKYFKGLSTPEEEILIEKYQDAAELNAANKKDWSAADKERLKNLLYTKLQANLEQPAARVFKISRWLYAAAAVLVFSILGIYLKNTQSHHVAVNAVQNTNPVKTDIGPGTNKAVLTLANGNTITLDDAPNGVLSKQGNTAISKSANGIVIKNNNQANSQLAGNALNTIAIPRGGKYHITLPDGTKVWLNSSSVLTFPGTFTGNERKVSITGEAYFEVAKNKNMPFKIDVNGKQVVEVLGTHFNINAYADEQAISTTLLEGSVKINYQNKETFIKPGQMAVNNFAQPINVKQANIDEVMAWKNEMFLFNNENITSIMRKISRWYDVDVVFKGDMSSINFDGNYSRSKGLTSLLKNIELVDKVRFITDERRVTVIAK, from the coding sequence ATGACTGAAGATCAATATCTTTCCTTGTGTGAAAAATATTTTAAAGGCTTAAGCACGCCCGAAGAAGAAATTTTGATTGAAAAGTACCAGGATGCCGCCGAATTAAATGCAGCAAATAAGAAAGATTGGAGTGCTGCCGATAAAGAGCGGTTAAAAAATTTATTATACACCAAGTTGCAAGCTAACCTTGAGCAACCCGCAGCCAGGGTTTTTAAAATATCTCGTTGGCTTTACGCAGCCGCGGCCGTGCTTGTATTCTCAATACTCGGCATTTACCTTAAAAATACGCAAAGCCATCATGTTGCCGTTAATGCGGTTCAAAATACTAATCCTGTAAAAACTGATATAGGGCCGGGTACAAACAAAGCGGTACTAACCTTAGCTAACGGAAACACCATAACACTTGACGATGCCCCGAACGGTGTTTTAAGTAAACAAGGCAATACCGCCATATCAAAATCGGCAAACGGTATAGTTATTAAAAACAACAACCAGGCTAATAGCCAGCTTGCCGGTAATGCATTAAATACCATTGCTATACCACGTGGTGGCAAATACCATATTACCCTGCCCGATGGTACCAAAGTTTGGTTAAACTCATCGTCGGTATTAACATTCCCAGGCACGTTTACGGGTAACGAAAGAAAAGTTAGTATAACAGGCGAAGCCTACTTTGAAGTAGCCAAAAACAAAAATATGCCATTTAAAATAGATGTAAATGGCAAGCAGGTGGTTGAAGTTTTAGGAACTCACTTTAACATTAATGCTTACGCGGACGAACAAGCCATCAGCACAACTTTACTTGAGGGCTCGGTTAAAATAAATTATCAAAACAAAGAAACCTTTATTAAGCCCGGACAAATGGCAGTTAATAATTTTGCCCAACCCATAAATGTTAAACAGGCTAATATTGACGAAGTGATGGCATGGAAAAATGAAATGTTTTTGTTTAACAATGAAAATATTACATCTATTATGCGTAAAATATCAAGGTGGTACGATGTAGATGTTGTTTTTAAAGGCGATATGAGCAGCATCAATTTCGATGGCAACTACTCCCGCTCAAAAGGATTAACAAGCTTGCTTAAAAATATAGAGTTAGTAGACAAAGTGCGCTTTATAACAGACGAAAGGAGGGTAACAGTTATAGCTAAATAA